One Acaryochloris sp. CCMEE 5410 DNA window includes the following coding sequences:
- a CDS encoding helix-turn-helix domain-containing protein, with translation MAYKRQGATLSMSKFREIIRLHELGHNKSEIARSCLMSRSTVRDYLHRAQRQSLSYDQLSQLSDSDVQHLLGKGNVSLPARNLQLISSMCIERCNAKGSPSAYCGWRVKRRRLEL, from the coding sequence ATGGCCTATAAACGCCAAGGAGCAACCCTGTCGATGAGTAAATTTAGAGAAATTATTCGCTTACATGAACTCGGTCACAATAAATCTGAGATCGCCCGTAGCTGCTTAATGTCCCGTTCCACTGTTCGAGACTATCTGCATCGTGCCCAGCGTCAATCCCTCAGTTATGACCAGTTAAGCCAACTGAGTGATAGTGATGTCCAGCATCTGCTGGGAAAGGGCAACGTCAGTCTTCCCGCAAGAAACCTGCAATTGATTTCGAGTATGTGCATCGAGAGATGCAACGCAAAGGGGTCACCCTCGGCCTACTGTGGATGGAGGGTAAAGAGGAGGAGACTGGAACTGTAG